From the genome of Chelmon rostratus isolate fCheRos1 chromosome 1, fCheRos1.pri, whole genome shotgun sequence, one region includes:
- the LOC121603905 gene encoding myoblast determination protein 1 homolog, producing the protein MDLSDLPFPLYSADDLYDDPSFSTGDMNFFDDLDSRLMHAGLLKSEDHLHHHHHVPVAEEEDEHVRAPGAPHQAGHCLLWACKACKRKTTHADRRKAATMRERRRLSKVNDAFETLKRCTASNPNQRLPKVEILRNAISYIESLQALLRTVRDDGFYPPLEHYSGDSDASSPRSNCSDGVMDFISPCSTTSENSDGSCSSQTADDFSSSKRSLISSLDCLSSIVERISTDPAAAPPGDSVVPRGPGSPQNSPAGSSPSAEPSSIYEPL; encoded by the exons ATGGATCTGTCTGACCTTCCCTTCCCTCTCTACTCTGCTGATGACCTCTACGACGACCCCAGCTTCAGCACCGGCGACATGAACTTTTTTGACGACCTGGACTCCCGGCTGATGCACGCTGGCCTGCTGAAGTCAGAGGACCaccttcatcaccatcaccacgTGCCGGtcgcagaggaggaggacgagcaTGTGAGGGCTCCGGGGGCCCCCCACCAGGCGGGGCACTGCCTGCTGTGGGCCTGCAAGGCCTGCAAGAGGAAAACAACCCACGCAGACCGCAGGAAAGCGGCAACGATGCGGGAAAGACGACGGCTCAGCAAAGTCAACGACGCCTTCGAGACCCTGAAGCGCTGCACGGCGTCCAACCCCAACCAGCGGCTGCCCAAGGTGGAGATCCTGCGCAACGCCATCAGCTACATCGAGTCCCTGCAGGCGCTGCTGAGGACGGTCCGGGACGACGGCTTCTACCCGCCGCTGGAACACTACAGCGGGGACTCGGACGCCTCCAGCCCCCGATCCAACTGCTCTGATGGCGTG ATGGATTTCATCTCCCCGTGTTCGACcacaagtgaaaacagtgaTGGTTCCTGCAGCAGCCAGACAGCAGACG ATTTCAGCAGCAGTAAACGGTCGCTCATTTCCAGTTTGGACTGTTTGTCCAGCATCGTGGAGCGGATCAGCACAGATCCAGCTGCGGCCCCCCCGGGCGACAGCGTGGTACCCCGGGGCCCCGGATCGCCTCAGAACAGCCCTGCGGGTTCCAGTCCCTCAGCCGAACCCAGCAGCATCTACGAGCCGCTCTGA
- the LOC121603776 gene encoding troponin T, fast skeletal muscle isoforms-like isoform X1, producing the protein MSDTEEVDQLEDEEAQEEVVEVEVAPEAEAQVEAEPEVEPEPEPEPEPQEVVQQVVHEEEEAYEEEEYEGDQDEEKPKFKPTAPKIPDGEKVDFDDIQKKRQNKDLVELQSLIDAHFECRKKEEEELIALKDRIEKRRAERAEQQRIRAEKDKERQARREAERQRKEEADAHRKAEDEAKKKIALSNMGSGYSGILQRVDQKRGKKQTEREKKKKIMAERCKPLNIENFNEDNLREKAKELWEWLHNLEAIKYDHCEKLKRQRYEVISLRNRIDELQKHSKKGAASRRRK; encoded by the exons ATGTCTGACACTGAGGAAGT GGATCAGCTCGAGG ACGAGGAAG CCCAGGAGGAGGTAGTAGAAGTAGAAGTAGCCCCTGAGGCGGAGGCCCAGGTAGAAGCAGAGCCAGAGGTAGAGcctgaaccagaaccagagccaGAGCCACAGGAGGTGGTGCAGCAGGTGGTTCATGAGGAGGAAG AGGCCTATGAAGAGGAAG AGTACGAGGGAGATCAAGATG AAGAGAAGCCAAAGTTCAA ACCCACTGCTCCGAAGATCCCTGATGGCGAGAAAGTGGACTTTGAT GACATCCAGAAGAAACGTCAGAACAAAGACCTGGTTGAGCTGCAGTCGCTGATCGACGCTCACTTCGAGTgcaggaagaaggaggaagaggagctcaTTGCTCTCAAAGACAGAATC GAGAAGCGTCGAGCTGAGCGAGCCGAGCAGCAGAGGATTCGTGCTGAAAAGGATAAAGAGCGGCAGGCCAGGCGGGAG GCTGAGCgtcagaggaaggaggaagccGACGCCCACAGGAAGGCTGAGGATGAGGCCAAGAAGAAGATAGCGCTGAGCAACATGGGCTCAGGATACAGCGGCATCCTGCAGAGG GTTGACCAGAAGAGAGGCAAGAAGCAGACTGAAcgggaaaagaagaagaagatcatGGCGGAAAGATGCAAACCACTGAACATTGAAAATTTCAACGAGGACAACCTGAG ggaAAAGGCGAAGGAGCTTTGGGAGTGGCTGCACAACCTGGAGGCAATCAAATACGACCACTGCGAGAAGCTCAAGAGACAGAGATATGAG GTGATCTCCCTCAGAAACCGCATCGACGAGCTGCAGAAACA CAGCAAGAAAGGAGCAGCGTCCCGCCGCAGGAAGTGA
- the LOC121603776 gene encoding troponin T, fast skeletal muscle isoforms-like isoform X2, protein MSDTEEVDQLEAQEEVVEVEVAPEAEAQVEAEPEVEPEPEPEPEPQEVVQQVVHEEEEAYEEEEYEGDQDEEKPKFKPTAPKIPDGEKVDFDDIQKKRQNKDLVELQSLIDAHFECRKKEEEELIALKDRIEKRRAERAEQQRIRAEKDKERQARREAERQRKEEADAHRKAEDEAKKKIALSNMGSGYSGILQRVDQKRGKKQTEREKKKKIMAERCKPLNIENFNEDNLREKAKELWEWLHNLEAIKYDHCEKLKRQRYEVISLRNRIDELQKHSKKGAASRRRK, encoded by the exons ATGTCTGACACTGAGGAAGT GGATCAGCTCGAGG CCCAGGAGGAGGTAGTAGAAGTAGAAGTAGCCCCTGAGGCGGAGGCCCAGGTAGAAGCAGAGCCAGAGGTAGAGcctgaaccagaaccagagccaGAGCCACAGGAGGTGGTGCAGCAGGTGGTTCATGAGGAGGAAG AGGCCTATGAAGAGGAAG AGTACGAGGGAGATCAAGATG AAGAGAAGCCAAAGTTCAA ACCCACTGCTCCGAAGATCCCTGATGGCGAGAAAGTGGACTTTGAT GACATCCAGAAGAAACGTCAGAACAAAGACCTGGTTGAGCTGCAGTCGCTGATCGACGCTCACTTCGAGTgcaggaagaaggaggaagaggagctcaTTGCTCTCAAAGACAGAATC GAGAAGCGTCGAGCTGAGCGAGCCGAGCAGCAGAGGATTCGTGCTGAAAAGGATAAAGAGCGGCAGGCCAGGCGGGAG GCTGAGCgtcagaggaaggaggaagccGACGCCCACAGGAAGGCTGAGGATGAGGCCAAGAAGAAGATAGCGCTGAGCAACATGGGCTCAGGATACAGCGGCATCCTGCAGAGG GTTGACCAGAAGAGAGGCAAGAAGCAGACTGAAcgggaaaagaagaagaagatcatGGCGGAAAGATGCAAACCACTGAACATTGAAAATTTCAACGAGGACAACCTGAG ggaAAAGGCGAAGGAGCTTTGGGAGTGGCTGCACAACCTGGAGGCAATCAAATACGACCACTGCGAGAAGCTCAAGAGACAGAGATATGAG GTGATCTCCCTCAGAAACCGCATCGACGAGCTGCAGAAACA CAGCAAGAAAGGAGCAGCGTCCCGCCGCAGGAAGTGA
- the LOC121603776 gene encoding troponin T, fast skeletal muscle isoforms-like isoform X3 — protein sequence MSDTEEVDQLEDEEAQEEVVEVEVAPEAEAQVEAEPEVEPEPEPEPEPQEVVQQVVHEEEEAYEEEEEKPKFKPTAPKIPDGEKVDFDDIQKKRQNKDLVELQSLIDAHFECRKKEEEELIALKDRIEKRRAERAEQQRIRAEKDKERQARREAERQRKEEADAHRKAEDEAKKKIALSNMGSGYSGILQRVDQKRGKKQTEREKKKKIMAERCKPLNIENFNEDNLREKAKELWEWLHNLEAIKYDHCEKLKRQRYEVISLRNRIDELQKHSKKGAASRRRK from the exons ATGTCTGACACTGAGGAAGT GGATCAGCTCGAGG ACGAGGAAG CCCAGGAGGAGGTAGTAGAAGTAGAAGTAGCCCCTGAGGCGGAGGCCCAGGTAGAAGCAGAGCCAGAGGTAGAGcctgaaccagaaccagagccaGAGCCACAGGAGGTGGTGCAGCAGGTGGTTCATGAGGAGGAAG AGGCCTATGAAGAGGAAG AAGAGAAGCCAAAGTTCAA ACCCACTGCTCCGAAGATCCCTGATGGCGAGAAAGTGGACTTTGAT GACATCCAGAAGAAACGTCAGAACAAAGACCTGGTTGAGCTGCAGTCGCTGATCGACGCTCACTTCGAGTgcaggaagaaggaggaagaggagctcaTTGCTCTCAAAGACAGAATC GAGAAGCGTCGAGCTGAGCGAGCCGAGCAGCAGAGGATTCGTGCTGAAAAGGATAAAGAGCGGCAGGCCAGGCGGGAG GCTGAGCgtcagaggaaggaggaagccGACGCCCACAGGAAGGCTGAGGATGAGGCCAAGAAGAAGATAGCGCTGAGCAACATGGGCTCAGGATACAGCGGCATCCTGCAGAGG GTTGACCAGAAGAGAGGCAAGAAGCAGACTGAAcgggaaaagaagaagaagatcatGGCGGAAAGATGCAAACCACTGAACATTGAAAATTTCAACGAGGACAACCTGAG ggaAAAGGCGAAGGAGCTTTGGGAGTGGCTGCACAACCTGGAGGCAATCAAATACGACCACTGCGAGAAGCTCAAGAGACAGAGATATGAG GTGATCTCCCTCAGAAACCGCATCGACGAGCTGCAGAAACA CAGCAAGAAAGGAGCAGCGTCCCGCCGCAGGAAGTGA
- the LOC121603776 gene encoding troponin T, fast skeletal muscle isoforms-like isoform X4, with product MSDTEEVDQLEAQEEVVEVEVAPEAEAQVEAEPEVEPEPEPEPEPQEVVQQVVHEEEEAYEEEEEKPKFKPTAPKIPDGEKVDFDDIQKKRQNKDLVELQSLIDAHFECRKKEEEELIALKDRIEKRRAERAEQQRIRAEKDKERQARREAERQRKEEADAHRKAEDEAKKKIALSNMGSGYSGILQRVDQKRGKKQTEREKKKKIMAERCKPLNIENFNEDNLREKAKELWEWLHNLEAIKYDHCEKLKRQRYEVISLRNRIDELQKHSKKGAASRRRK from the exons ATGTCTGACACTGAGGAAGT GGATCAGCTCGAGG CCCAGGAGGAGGTAGTAGAAGTAGAAGTAGCCCCTGAGGCGGAGGCCCAGGTAGAAGCAGAGCCAGAGGTAGAGcctgaaccagaaccagagccaGAGCCACAGGAGGTGGTGCAGCAGGTGGTTCATGAGGAGGAAG AGGCCTATGAAGAGGAAG AAGAGAAGCCAAAGTTCAA ACCCACTGCTCCGAAGATCCCTGATGGCGAGAAAGTGGACTTTGAT GACATCCAGAAGAAACGTCAGAACAAAGACCTGGTTGAGCTGCAGTCGCTGATCGACGCTCACTTCGAGTgcaggaagaaggaggaagaggagctcaTTGCTCTCAAAGACAGAATC GAGAAGCGTCGAGCTGAGCGAGCCGAGCAGCAGAGGATTCGTGCTGAAAAGGATAAAGAGCGGCAGGCCAGGCGGGAG GCTGAGCgtcagaggaaggaggaagccGACGCCCACAGGAAGGCTGAGGATGAGGCCAAGAAGAAGATAGCGCTGAGCAACATGGGCTCAGGATACAGCGGCATCCTGCAGAGG GTTGACCAGAAGAGAGGCAAGAAGCAGACTGAAcgggaaaagaagaagaagatcatGGCGGAAAGATGCAAACCACTGAACATTGAAAATTTCAACGAGGACAACCTGAG ggaAAAGGCGAAGGAGCTTTGGGAGTGGCTGCACAACCTGGAGGCAATCAAATACGACCACTGCGAGAAGCTCAAGAGACAGAGATATGAG GTGATCTCCCTCAGAAACCGCATCGACGAGCTGCAGAAACA CAGCAAGAAAGGAGCAGCGTCCCGCCGCAGGAAGTGA
- the LOC121603776 gene encoding troponin T, fast skeletal muscle isoforms-like isoform X5 yields MSDTEEVDQLEDEEAQEEVVEVEVAPEAEAQVEAEPEVEPEPEPEPEPQEVVQQVVHEEEEEKPKFKPTAPKIPDGEKVDFDDIQKKRQNKDLVELQSLIDAHFECRKKEEEELIALKDRIEKRRAERAEQQRIRAEKDKERQARREAERQRKEEADAHRKAEDEAKKKIALSNMGSGYSGILQRVDQKRGKKQTEREKKKKIMAERCKPLNIENFNEDNLREKAKELWEWLHNLEAIKYDHCEKLKRQRYEVISLRNRIDELQKHSKKGAASRRRK; encoded by the exons ATGTCTGACACTGAGGAAGT GGATCAGCTCGAGG ACGAGGAAG CCCAGGAGGAGGTAGTAGAAGTAGAAGTAGCCCCTGAGGCGGAGGCCCAGGTAGAAGCAGAGCCAGAGGTAGAGcctgaaccagaaccagagccaGAGCCACAGGAGGTGGTGCAGCAGGTGGTTCATGAGGAGGAAG AAGAGAAGCCAAAGTTCAA ACCCACTGCTCCGAAGATCCCTGATGGCGAGAAAGTGGACTTTGAT GACATCCAGAAGAAACGTCAGAACAAAGACCTGGTTGAGCTGCAGTCGCTGATCGACGCTCACTTCGAGTgcaggaagaaggaggaagaggagctcaTTGCTCTCAAAGACAGAATC GAGAAGCGTCGAGCTGAGCGAGCCGAGCAGCAGAGGATTCGTGCTGAAAAGGATAAAGAGCGGCAGGCCAGGCGGGAG GCTGAGCgtcagaggaaggaggaagccGACGCCCACAGGAAGGCTGAGGATGAGGCCAAGAAGAAGATAGCGCTGAGCAACATGGGCTCAGGATACAGCGGCATCCTGCAGAGG GTTGACCAGAAGAGAGGCAAGAAGCAGACTGAAcgggaaaagaagaagaagatcatGGCGGAAAGATGCAAACCACTGAACATTGAAAATTTCAACGAGGACAACCTGAG ggaAAAGGCGAAGGAGCTTTGGGAGTGGCTGCACAACCTGGAGGCAATCAAATACGACCACTGCGAGAAGCTCAAGAGACAGAGATATGAG GTGATCTCCCTCAGAAACCGCATCGACGAGCTGCAGAAACA CAGCAAGAAAGGAGCAGCGTCCCGCCGCAGGAAGTGA
- the LOC121603776 gene encoding troponin T, fast skeletal muscle isoforms-like isoform X6 produces the protein MSDTEEVDQLEDEEEEKPKFKPTAPKIPDGEKVDFDDIQKKRQNKDLVELQSLIDAHFECRKKEEEELIALKDRIEKRRAERAEQQRIRAEKDKERQARREAERQRKEEADAHRKAEDEAKKKIALSNMGSGYSGILQRVDQKRGKKQTEREKKKKIMAERCKPLNIENFNEDNLREKAKELWEWLHNLEAIKYDHCEKLKRQRYEVISLRNRIDELQKHSKKGAASRRRK, from the exons ATGTCTGACACTGAGGAAGT GGATCAGCTCGAGG ACGAGGAAG AAGAGAAGCCAAAGTTCAA ACCCACTGCTCCGAAGATCCCTGATGGCGAGAAAGTGGACTTTGAT GACATCCAGAAGAAACGTCAGAACAAAGACCTGGTTGAGCTGCAGTCGCTGATCGACGCTCACTTCGAGTgcaggaagaaggaggaagaggagctcaTTGCTCTCAAAGACAGAATC GAGAAGCGTCGAGCTGAGCGAGCCGAGCAGCAGAGGATTCGTGCTGAAAAGGATAAAGAGCGGCAGGCCAGGCGGGAG GCTGAGCgtcagaggaaggaggaagccGACGCCCACAGGAAGGCTGAGGATGAGGCCAAGAAGAAGATAGCGCTGAGCAACATGGGCTCAGGATACAGCGGCATCCTGCAGAGG GTTGACCAGAAGAGAGGCAAGAAGCAGACTGAAcgggaaaagaagaagaagatcatGGCGGAAAGATGCAAACCACTGAACATTGAAAATTTCAACGAGGACAACCTGAG ggaAAAGGCGAAGGAGCTTTGGGAGTGGCTGCACAACCTGGAGGCAATCAAATACGACCACTGCGAGAAGCTCAAGAGACAGAGATATGAG GTGATCTCCCTCAGAAACCGCATCGACGAGCTGCAGAAACA CAGCAAGAAAGGAGCAGCGTCCCGCCGCAGGAAGTGA